From a region of the Mycobacterium sp. SMC-8 genome:
- a CDS encoding Zn-ribbon domain-containing OB-fold protein, which yields MKVDSRTKAAFAGWFATDGDGDTHLIGGKCTVCATYVFPPRETNCPNPACDSDTLAQVPLSRRGRLWSYTENRYAPPPPYPSPDPFEPFAVAAVELAAEGLIVLGKVVEGTLAADLTVGMEMELTTMPLYVDDDGVQRIVHAWKIAETTTEGQAR from the coding sequence ATGAAAGTCGACTCACGAACCAAGGCCGCGTTTGCTGGGTGGTTCGCCACCGATGGCGACGGCGACACCCATCTCATCGGCGGTAAGTGCACAGTGTGCGCGACCTATGTGTTCCCGCCACGGGAAACCAACTGCCCCAACCCGGCCTGTGACAGCGACACTCTGGCTCAGGTGCCGTTGTCGCGGCGGGGCCGGTTGTGGAGCTACACCGAGAACCGGTATGCCCCGCCGCCGCCGTATCCGTCCCCGGATCCGTTCGAGCCCTTCGCCGTCGCGGCGGTCGAACTGGCCGCCGAAGGGCTGATCGTGTTGGGCAAGGTCGTCGAGGGCACCCTGGCCGCCGACCTGACAGTGGGCATGGAGATGGAACTGACCACGATGCCTTTGTATGTCGACGACGACGGGGTGCAACGCATCGTGCACGCCTGGAAAATCGCCGAGACAACCACGGAAGGTCAGGCCCGATGA